A single genomic interval of Streptococcus suis harbors:
- a CDS encoding ASCH domain-containing protein, protein MTPTQLWQEFLAINSQAGPEPEAWAFGAEADRLADLVARGIKTSTSSAHALYEVEGEEIPTAGGYDIILDGQGQAVCIIQTTKIYVTPFSQVTEEHAYKEGEFRQGGNLSDIKEKSLVHWRQVHEEPFTIWLAEAGLTFSEDMLVVCEEFELVYPKI, encoded by the coding sequence ATGACCCCTACACAACTCTGGCAAGAATTTCTTGCCATCAATTCCCAAGCTGGTCCTGAACCAGAGGCCTGGGCTTTTGGGGCGGAAGCTGATCGACTGGCTGATTTGGTGGCTAGAGGCATCAAAACCTCAACCAGCTCTGCCCATGCCCTCTATGAAGTAGAGGGAGAAGAAATTCCAACAGCTGGTGGCTATGACATCATTCTGGACGGACAAGGTCAGGCTGTTTGCATTATCCAGACCACCAAGATCTATGTGACGCCCTTTTCCCAAGTGACGGAAGAACATGCCTATAAGGAGGGCGAGTTCCGTCAGGGAGGTAACTTGTCTGACATAAAAGAGAAAAGTCTGGTCCACTGGCGGCAGGTCCATGAGGAACCCTTCACTATTTGGCTGGCCGAAGCAGGTTTGACCTTCTCAGAAGACATGCTGGTTGTCTGTGAAGAATTTGAATTAGTTTACCCTAAAATATAA
- a CDS encoding 3-oxoacyl-ACP reductase has translation MTKTALITGVSSGIGLAQAGIFLENGWRVYGIDQASKPDLAGDFHFLQLDLTGDLSPVFSWCQTVDVLCNTAGILDDYRPHLDIEEDELARIFTVNFFAVTRLTRPYLQQMVDRQSGIIINMCSIASSLAGGGGSAYTASKHALAGFTKQLALDYAKDKVQVFGIAPGAVQTGMTQKDFEPGGLADWVADQTPIGRWTQPSEIAELTFMLATGKLASMQGQIITIDGGWSLK, from the coding sequence ATGACTAAGACAGCCCTCATCACAGGAGTTTCCAGCGGTATCGGACTAGCGCAGGCAGGGATTTTTTTGGAAAATGGCTGGCGTGTGTACGGGATTGATCAGGCCAGCAAGCCTGATTTGGCAGGCGATTTCCACTTTCTACAGCTGGACCTGACAGGCGATTTATCGCCCGTCTTTTCATGGTGCCAGACAGTCGATGTCCTCTGTAACACCGCAGGCATACTAGACGATTACCGTCCCCACCTCGATATTGAGGAGGATGAATTAGCTCGCATCTTTACGGTCAATTTTTTTGCGGTGACTAGACTGACCCGTCCCTATCTGCAGCAAATGGTGGATAGACAGTCAGGCATCATTATCAATATGTGCTCCATTGCCTCCAGTCTAGCAGGTGGAGGAGGCTCAGCCTATACCGCCTCCAAGCATGCTTTGGCAGGTTTTACCAAGCAGCTGGCACTGGACTATGCCAAGGACAAGGTCCAGGTCTTCGGCATTGCTCCTGGTGCCGTTCAGACAGGAATGACCCAGAAGGACTTTGAGCCTGGTGGCCTGGCGGACTGGGTGGCAGACCAGACCCCTATCGGACGCTGGACCCAGCCCAGCGAAATAGCAGAGCTGACCTTCATGCTGGCTACTGGAAAACTCGCTTCCATGCAAGGCCAGATTATCACCATCGACGGCGGCTGGAGTTTGAAGTAG
- a CDS encoding DUF2829 domain-containing protein, whose protein sequence is MTFEEILPGLKAKKKYVRTGWGGAENYVQLFDTIEVHGQKLEATPYFLINVTGEGEGFSMWSPTPCDVLATDWVEVHD, encoded by the coding sequence ATGACATTTGAAGAAATTTTACCAGGCTTGAAGGCCAAGAAAAAGTACGTTCGCACAGGCTGGGGCGGGGCGGAGAACTACGTCCAGCTCTTTGACACCATTGAGGTCCACGGGCAGAAGCTAGAGGCGACGCCCTATTTCCTCATCAACGTAACCGGAGAGGGCGAGGGCTTTTCCATGTGGAGCCCGACCCCTTGCGACGTCCTTGCGACCGACTGGGTAGAAGTCCATGACTAA
- a CDS encoding PadR family transcriptional regulator has translation MKETQMLKGVLDGCVLQVIARQEIYGYELVQELRKLGFENMVGGTVYPLLQKLEKNGLIFSQNKPSPDGPDRKYFYLTDQGKVYLEDFWSQWTELVQKVQRLKGE, from the coding sequence ATGAAAGAAACCCAAATGCTCAAAGGCGTCCTAGACGGCTGTGTCTTGCAGGTCATTGCCCGACAGGAAATCTATGGTTATGAGTTGGTCCAAGAGCTGAGGAAGCTGGGCTTTGAAAACATGGTCGGAGGAACGGTCTATCCTCTGCTCCAGAAGTTAGAAAAAAATGGCTTAATTTTCAGCCAAAACAAGCCCTCACCAGACGGACCAGACAGAAAGTATTTCTATCTGACAGACCAGGGAAAGGTTTATCTAGAAGATTTTTGGAGCCAGTGGACGGAATTGGTCCAAAAGGTTCAGCGATTGAAAGGAGAATAA
- a CDS encoding ABC transporter permease codes for MFGLTVRLALTNLKKNRRLYFPYALMTILSTAIAYIFASLAFHPDLGQVKGANGVIQVLGFGMIVVMLAVAIMVFYANSFVMKQRSKEFGVYSILGLEKKHLLLMTFLENLVFSASTILLGLLLGLALDKLFYALLLKAMQMPVVLASTFQLKSLVTVLIYLFGIFALVSLFNIGKLGLTDSLKLVQGKKRGDKKSGLLWLQTLLALILLGAGYTIAQLVTSPLTAIPSFFGATLLVIFGTYLLFHAGVISLLNWLKNRQTYYYKPDNFISVSNLIFRMRKNVLGLATITILSSMFLVTMVGGLNIYIGGKDYIANQNPNDFSIDVGMQPSTSKDQTEKWEEWAEAILEETDIPVESKVVYPYQQAYFSEVTNQQVRFLTDEEAAGMDFSDRVGIGFVLDQASYEKMTGEKLQLASDQVAIYSKGVQYQAGQTLTFDEKEMEVAQVLPKNVTLGHLPDHGSFLLSQYLVIVVQDLTIFENQAENRYYMGFESSLSEEEQVNSQEVFLFGTFESELWESNILPDGTNAISLAYRAYAMRSFFSFAGSLFFIGLLLSLIFLMAVVLVIYFKQISEGYEDRDRFVIMTKVGLDEDQTRQSIRKQLLTVFFLPILLAFVHLAFAYKMLSSILLSIGVVNAGLMLQVTAGICGGYLLLYLVVYAITTRSYKQIIS; via the coding sequence ATGTTTGGACTAACCGTTCGATTGGCTCTGACCAATCTCAAAAAGAACCGCAGACTCTATTTTCCCTATGCCCTGATGACTATTTTGTCTACAGCCATTGCCTATATATTTGCCTCGCTTGCCTTTCATCCTGATTTAGGTCAGGTCAAGGGGGCCAATGGGGTGATTCAAGTGCTTGGCTTCGGTATGATTGTGGTCATGCTGGCCGTTGCCATCATGGTCTTTTATGCCAATAGTTTTGTTATGAAGCAGAGGTCAAAAGAGTTTGGTGTCTATAGTATCCTAGGCTTGGAGAAAAAACACCTTCTCTTGATGACGTTTTTGGAAAATCTGGTCTTTTCAGCCAGCACTATTCTGTTAGGCTTACTCTTGGGACTAGCTCTAGATAAGCTCTTCTATGCGCTCTTGCTGAAAGCCATGCAGATGCCTGTTGTCTTGGCTTCAACCTTCCAGTTGAAAAGTCTAGTCACTGTACTTATCTATCTCTTTGGGATTTTTGCCTTGGTCAGCCTCTTTAATATTGGAAAATTGGGCTTGACCGACTCACTCAAACTGGTTCAAGGTAAGAAGCGTGGGGATAAGAAATCAGGCTTACTCTGGCTACAGACCCTCTTAGCTCTTATCTTATTGGGGGCAGGCTATACCATTGCCCAACTAGTGACCAGTCCGCTGACAGCTATTCCAAGTTTCTTTGGAGCGACTCTTCTGGTTATCTTTGGGACCTACCTGCTCTTCCACGCAGGTGTCATCAGTCTCTTAAACTGGTTAAAGAACCGTCAGACCTATTATTATAAGCCAGATAATTTTATTTCTGTGTCTAACTTGATTTTCCGTATGCGGAAAAATGTTCTGGGTCTTGCGACCATTACCATCCTCTCTAGCATGTTCTTGGTGACCATGGTTGGAGGGCTCAATATTTACATCGGTGGCAAGGATTATATTGCCAATCAAAATCCAAATGACTTTTCGATTGATGTTGGAATGCAACCAAGCACTTCAAAAGATCAAACGGAGAAGTGGGAGGAGTGGGCGGAAGCTATCTTAGAAGAGACAGATATTCCTGTTGAAAGTAAGGTAGTCTATCCTTATCAGCAAGCCTATTTTTCTGAGGTGACAAACCAGCAAGTAAGATTTTTGACGGATGAAGAAGCCGCTGGTATGGATTTCTCTGATCGAGTTGGGATCGGTTTTGTCCTTGATCAAGCCAGCTATGAAAAGATGACGGGAGAAAAACTCCAGTTGGCATCTGACCAAGTGGCCATTTATAGTAAGGGAGTCCAGTATCAAGCTGGTCAAACCCTCACTTTTGATGAAAAGGAGATGGAAGTTGCCCAAGTCTTGCCCAAGAATGTGACTTTAGGACATCTACCAGACCATGGTTCCTTCCTTCTCAGCCAGTATCTGGTCATTGTTGTTCAAGATTTGACAATATTTGAAAATCAAGCCGAAAATCGCTATTATATGGGCTTTGAAAGCAGTCTATCAGAAGAAGAACAGGTAAATAGCCAGGAGGTCTTCTTATTCGGTACTTTTGAAAGTGAGCTTTGGGAGTCCAATATATTACCTGATGGAACCAACGCCATCAGTCTCGCCTATCGTGCCTATGCGATGCGTAGTTTCTTCAGTTTTGCAGGTTCACTTTTCTTCATAGGCCTCTTACTGTCGCTCATCTTTTTGATGGCGGTGGTGCTGGTGATTTACTTCAAACAGATTTCAGAAGGCTATGAAGACAGAGATCGCTTCGTCATTATGACCAAGGTTGGTCTGGATGAGGATCAGACGAGACAGTCCATTCGCAAGCAATTGCTGACCGTCTTTTTCCTACCTATCTTACTTGCCTTTGTCCATCTTGCCTTTGCCTACAAGATGCTATCATCCATTCTTTTGTCTATCGGCGTGGTCAATGCAGGGCTTATGTTGCAGGTGACAGCAGGCATCTGTGGTGGCTATCTCCTCCTCTATCTAGTGGTCTATGCCATCACAACACGGTCTTACAAACAGATTATTTCCTAA
- a CDS encoding ABC transporter ATP-binding protein, with the protein MSVLDVQHVQKIYSSLFKAGQVEALKDIHFTVEKGEYVAIMGESGSGKSTLLNILATLDKPTQGKVLLNGLDTQSIKSKEAAVFRREKLGFVFQDFNLLDTLSVKDNVLLPLVLSRYPIDEMNKRLVHTLNSLGIATLQDKMPYEISGGQQQRVAVARAIITQPEILLADEPTGALDSKSTATLLDIFEKINQEGQTILMVTHSTAAASRAKRVLFIKDGILYNQIYRGERTSQEMYQLISDTLTLMANRGE; encoded by the coding sequence ATGTCAGTTTTAGATGTTCAACACGTTCAAAAGATATACAGTTCTCTCTTTAAGGCGGGACAGGTTGAGGCTTTGAAGGATATTCATTTTACAGTGGAAAAGGGTGAATATGTCGCCATTATGGGTGAGTCTGGTTCTGGAAAATCCACCTTGCTCAATATTTTGGCGACCCTTGATAAGCCAACGCAGGGCAAGGTTTTGCTTAACGGATTGGATACCCAATCTATCAAGAGCAAGGAAGCGGCAGTCTTTCGTCGGGAGAAATTGGGCTTTGTCTTCCAGGATTTCAATCTCTTGGACACCCTCTCTGTCAAGGACAATGTGCTTTTGCCTCTGGTTTTGTCTCGCTATCCGATTGATGAGATGAACAAGCGACTCGTTCATACGCTCAATAGCCTGGGAATTGCGACCTTGCAAGACAAGATGCCCTACGAGATTTCGGGTGGTCAGCAGCAGCGGGTTGCGGTGGCGCGTGCCATCATTACTCAGCCAGAAATCCTCTTAGCGGATGAACCGACTGGAGCCCTCGACTCCAAATCAACGGCAACCCTTCTCGATATTTTTGAAAAAATCAACCAAGAGGGGCAAACCATTTTGATGGTGACCCACTCAACTGCAGCGGCCAGTCGTGCCAAACGGGTTCTCTTCATCAAGGATGGCATCCTCTACAATCAAATCTACCGTGGTGAGCGAACTAGTCAGGAAATGTATCAGTTGATTTCAGATACCTTGACACTTATGGCGAATCGAGGTGAGTAG
- a CDS encoding sensor histidine kinase, whose product MAWCGHMNKEMLSDFLTSWLRHRWLFLVSYCLFATTILAYSSLFDIQRNLVFYALTLLTICWLLALLWDFVREFSRFGKIWRGQKVATGTASERLLLEKVERLEVQNKLLIEKQRQEQTELDDYYTLWAHQMKTPIAASQLLVKEVDSSPVRHQLESELFKIEQYTALVLNYLRLQSFHDDLVIEAVNLEELVRSLVKKYSLFFIQANTSLDLGQLDRSVKTDKRWLGLLIEQILSNALKYCQGGSVSIVLDGDDLVIRDTGIGIAESDLERVFERGFSGFNGRRTQQSSGLGLYLSRKIAAELGYSLKLKSKVGRGTEVRIGIKEVELIFD is encoded by the coding sequence ATGGCCTGGTGTGGACACATGAATAAGGAAATGTTGTCTGATTTTCTAACTTCTTGGCTCCGTCATCGTTGGCTATTTCTGGTCAGCTACTGTCTTTTTGCCACGACCATTCTGGCTTATAGTAGCCTCTTTGACATCCAAAGAAATCTGGTTTTCTACGCCCTCACCCTGCTCACTATCTGCTGGCTCCTCGCCCTCCTCTGGGATTTTGTCAGGGAATTTTCCCGCTTTGGAAAAATCTGGCGTGGTCAAAAAGTAGCTACTGGGACAGCCAGTGAGCGTTTGTTACTGGAGAAGGTGGAGCGACTAGAAGTCCAGAACAAGCTCTTGATTGAAAAACAGCGTCAGGAACAGACAGAATTAGACGACTACTACACCCTCTGGGCCCACCAGATGAAAACGCCGATTGCAGCCAGTCAGCTTTTGGTCAAGGAAGTAGATAGTAGTCCAGTCCGTCATCAGCTAGAATCAGAACTTTTTAAAATCGAACAATACACAGCTCTGGTCTTGAACTATCTGCGTTTACAGTCCTTTCATGACGATTTGGTTATCGAAGCCGTCAATTTGGAAGAGCTGGTCAGAAGTCTGGTCAAGAAATATTCCCTCTTTTTCATTCAGGCCAATACCAGCTTGGACTTGGGGCAGCTGGATAGGAGCGTAAAGACAGACAAACGCTGGCTGGGTCTCTTGATTGAGCAAATTTTATCCAATGCCCTCAAGTATTGTCAGGGGGGAAGCGTTTCGATTGTTTTGGATGGGGATGATTTGGTTATTCGCGATACGGGAATTGGGATTGCTGAGAGCGACTTGGAACGGGTCTTTGAGCGTGGTTTCTCAGGTTTCAATGGCCGCAGAACCCAGCAATCTTCGGGGCTGGGGCTCTATCTCTCACGGAAAATTGCTGCGGAGCTGGGCTATTCCCTAAAGCTAAAATCAAAAGTGGGTCGGGGAACAGAAGTGCGTATCGGTATCAAAGAAGTGGAGTTGATTTTTGATTAA
- a CDS encoding response regulator transcription factor — protein sequence MQKILVIEDDKTISQLVAKNLTNWGYQVQEVQDFQMVLEQMEEFQPHLILLDIGLPFFNGYYWCQEIRKTSRVPIMFLSSHDQPMDIVMAINMGADDYVTKPFEMTVLLAKIQGLLRRTYDFVGEQSLLWFEEVSLDLKTMQVSYKQDVEELTRNEFQILRVLFEHGKEVVSREELMRELWNSDIFVDDNTLSVNIARLRKKLAELGLPDVIATKKGVGYGLVWTHE from the coding sequence ATGCAAAAGATTTTAGTTATCGAGGACGATAAAACGATTAGCCAATTAGTTGCCAAGAACCTTACAAACTGGGGTTACCAGGTACAAGAGGTCCAAGATTTTCAGATGGTTTTGGAACAGATGGAAGAGTTTCAGCCCCATTTGATTTTGCTGGATATTGGTCTGCCGTTTTTCAATGGCTATTACTGGTGTCAGGAAATTCGCAAGACATCCCGTGTGCCTATTATGTTTCTGTCTTCCCATGACCAGCCAATGGATATTGTTATGGCGATCAATATGGGGGCGGATGACTATGTGACCAAGCCCTTTGAAATGACGGTTCTCCTAGCCAAAATACAGGGGCTTCTCAGAAGAACCTATGACTTTGTCGGCGAACAAAGTTTGCTCTGGTTTGAAGAAGTTTCCTTGGATTTGAAGACCATGCAGGTATCCTATAAACAGGATGTAGAGGAATTGACCCGAAATGAATTTCAGATTTTACGGGTGCTTTTTGAACATGGCAAGGAAGTGGTCAGCCGTGAGGAGCTGATGAGAGAACTCTGGAACAGTGATATTTTTGTGGATGACAATACCTTGTCGGTAAACATTGCACGCCTGCGTAAAAAATTGGCAGAGCTGGGTCTGCCAGATGTGATTGCGACCAAGAAAGGAGTAGGCTATGGCCTGGTGTGGACACATGAATAA
- a CDS encoding Mbeg1-like protein has translation MPNLLTYLEETQYDNFYDKPINKLDILALTELSYLPFDNLVPYSFTENGVRLDRLAASFEETYKNNFPPFSMVTKNRLALLGLLAKSIRFKSIKVFGFVDDYQLEQEKQFSAISYRIDRKTIVTCFRGTDDTIIGWKEDFHMT, from the coding sequence ATGCCGAATTTATTGACCTATCTTGAAGAAACTCAATACGATAATTTTTATGATAAACCTATCAATAAGCTAGATATTCTGGCTCTGACCGAACTTTCCTACCTCCCTTTTGATAATCTGGTCCCCTACTCTTTTACAGAAAATGGTGTACGACTTGATCGGTTGGCAGCGTCCTTTGAAGAGACCTACAAAAATAATTTCCCTCCCTTTTCTATGGTGACCAAAAACCGCCTAGCCTTACTTGGACTTCTAGCCAAATCCATACGCTTCAAGTCTATCAAGGTATTTGGATTCGTTGACGATTATCAGTTGGAACAGGAAAAGCAGTTTTCAGCAATTAGTTATCGCATTGACCGAAAAACGATTGTGACTTGCTTCAGAGGGACAGATGATACTATTATCGGTTGGAAGGAAGATTTCCACATGACCTGA
- a CDS encoding IS110 family transposase encodes MFHFTTLFIGMDVHKESFSLCYYDMMTNQFKHSTKVSPNVSYIVNYVNELRRLYGQDAEVLCGYEAGCLGFTLYHQLQAHGIPCIVMAPTTVMKEGSKRVKTDKKDAAQLAKALAFRSYQPVHIPTAEDEQVKEYIRMRTDHKVALKKIKQQILAFCLRHDFRYTEGSSNWTQKHVRWLRSLKPEGLYAEILTEYLLTYEKLVDQIERYDARIEQLGQSDSYQEKVSRLSCFIGIKTLTALSIVTEIGDFNRFATAQHFASYLGLTPSENSSGDKERRGAITKAGNSHVRRLLIEAAQSLAKGTIGYKSKELKRRQSGNRVEVIAYADKANERLRRRYRTLVLGKNKKQNVAKTAIARELSGFIWGMMTGRIA; translated from the coding sequence ATGTTTCATTTTACCACACTTTTCATCGGAATGGATGTTCACAAAGAAAGTTTTTCACTCTGCTATTATGATATGATGACCAATCAATTCAAACATAGCACTAAAGTTAGTCCAAATGTTAGCTATATTGTGAACTATGTGAATGAGCTTCGTCGTTTATATGGTCAAGATGCAGAAGTGTTATGTGGCTACGAAGCTGGATGCCTCGGATTTACCCTATATCACCAGCTACAAGCTCACGGGATTCCCTGTATCGTGATGGCACCTACAACGGTAATGAAGGAAGGATCTAAGCGTGTTAAGACTGATAAGAAAGATGCGGCTCAGCTCGCAAAAGCTCTGGCCTTTCGTAGCTATCAGCCTGTTCATATTCCTACTGCTGAGGATGAACAAGTCAAAGAATATATCCGTATGAGAACAGACCACAAAGTGGCTCTGAAGAAAATCAAACAACAAATTCTTGCCTTCTGTCTCCGACATGATTTTCGCTATACCGAGGGAAGCAGTAATTGGACACAGAAACATGTTCGCTGGCTCCGTTCCCTAAAACCTGAGGGACTTTACGCAGAGATTTTGACAGAATATCTATTGACCTATGAGAAATTAGTAGATCAAATAGAACGGTATGATGCACGAATTGAGCAACTGGGTCAAAGCGACAGTTATCAAGAGAAGGTCTCACGGCTTTCTTGCTTTATTGGCATTAAAACACTAACTGCTCTTTCCATTGTGACAGAAATCGGTGATTTTAATCGCTTTGCGACAGCTCAACATTTTGCTTCTTATCTTGGGCTAACTCCTAGCGAAAATTCTAGCGGCGACAAGGAGAGAAGAGGTGCTATCACCAAAGCTGGGAATAGCCATGTGAGACGACTTCTGATAGAAGCTGCACAATCATTGGCTAAGGGGACGATTGGGTATAAATCCAAAGAATTGAAAAGGAGACAAAGTGGAAACCGAGTGGAGGTGATTGCTTATGCGGATAAGGCTAATGAACGCTTAAGAAGACGTTATCGCACACTTGTTCTAGGAAAAAATAAGAAACAAAATGTTGCTAAAACAGCTATTGCACGAGAATTGTCTGGTTTTATTTGGGGGATGATGACAGGAAGAATAGCTTGA
- a CDS encoding protein-ADP-ribose hydrolase yields MNIWEPKVMPAEFWSLQDAYLQEKLTHKRVLGLSDLQEVEPQIYLWQGDITSLEVDAIVNAANSQLLGCFVPHHRCIDNAIHSQAGLQLRLACYQLMKAQGNLEATGQAKITPAYNLPANYVIHTVGPIIQTEVGPQDEELLASSYRKSLELAVEKGLTSIAFCCISTGEFRFPQKRAAEIAIKTVRAFVYDHPQLQVIFNVFKDEDREIYQELLGVI; encoded by the coding sequence ATGAACATTTGGGAGCCCAAGGTCATGCCAGCGGAGTTTTGGAGCCTGCAAGATGCCTATTTACAGGAAAAATTAACTCATAAAAGGGTGCTAGGTCTTTCCGACTTACAGGAAGTGGAGCCACAGATTTATCTCTGGCAGGGCGACATTACTAGCCTAGAAGTCGATGCGATTGTCAACGCGGCCAACAGTCAGCTCTTGGGGTGCTTTGTACCTCATCATCGTTGTATTGACAATGCGATTCATTCGCAGGCTGGGCTTCAGCTGCGGTTGGCTTGCTACCAACTCATGAAGGCTCAGGGGAACTTGGAAGCAACAGGCCAAGCAAAAATAACACCAGCCTACAATCTGCCAGCCAACTATGTTATACATACGGTTGGGCCGATTATTCAAACGGAGGTCGGGCCTCAAGACGAGGAACTGCTGGCTTCCTCCTATCGAAAAAGTTTGGAATTAGCAGTGGAAAAGGGGCTGACCAGCATCGCCTTTTGTTGCATTAGTACGGGTGAGTTTCGTTTTCCACAAAAACGTGCAGCGGAAATTGCAATCAAAACTGTGAGAGCGTTTGTCTATGACCACCCGCAATTACAGGTCATTTTCAATGTCTTCAAAGATGAGGATAGGGAGATTTATCAAGAATTATTAGGAGTTATATAG
- a CDS encoding YtxH domain-containing protein: MVKKSSSVWTSLLLGAAGGAAAAAFLASKTGKTVKEKVVNFANDYKENHEEINADFVTKAQDLGKQATERFTEVKTQLETGELTVEDLVKSGKEKSLETFEQIKEKIAEQNLSTADILEAIKAKTAKAPTVDLTEEDIEDAVVVSEDIELTIDDVIIEPVSETVSEVASETASETVEG, encoded by the coding sequence ATGGTAAAAAAATCTAGTAGCGTGTGGACTAGCCTTTTGTTAGGGGCAGCAGGCGGAGCTGCTGCAGCTGCCTTTCTAGCAAGTAAAACTGGTAAAACAGTCAAAGAAAAAGTTGTAAACTTTGCTAATGACTATAAGGAAAACCATGAAGAAATCAATGCTGATTTTGTCACTAAGGCACAAGATTTAGGCAAACAAGCGACTGAACGATTTACCGAAGTAAAAACTCAACTTGAAACTGGTGAATTGACAGTAGAAGATTTGGTCAAGTCTGGTAAGGAAAAATCCTTGGAAACCTTTGAGCAAATCAAGGAAAAAATTGCGGAACAAAACTTGTCAACGGCTGATATTTTGGAAGCTATCAAGGCAAAAACTGCTAAAGCTCCGACAGTGGATTTGACAGAAGAAGATATTGAGGATGCTGTAGTTGTGTCTGAAGATATTGAGCTTACAATTGATGATGTCATCATCGAACCTGTATCAGAAACCGTTTCAGAAGTAGCAAGCGAAACTGCCTCAGAAACAGTTGAAGGATAA
- a CDS encoding DUF948 domain-containing protein, translating into MIEISVLIIALSIAAVAVYIVLLLKKLGTVTDEAQQTLKVLTSDVNVTLYQTNELLAKTNVLVEDVNGKVSTLDPLFVAVADLSTSVSDLNASARDLTVKAKSAGASTVKAGGALSALSTLSSLLGKKGDKNGKKI; encoded by the coding sequence ATTATTGAAATTTCTGTCTTGATTATTGCCTTGTCCATCGCGGCGGTGGCAGTATATATTGTTTTGTTGTTGAAAAAATTGGGTACGGTGACAGATGAAGCCCAGCAAACGCTTAAGGTCTTGACCAGCGATGTCAATGTGACTCTCTATCAGACCAACGAGCTTTTGGCTAAAACCAATGTCTTAGTCGAAGATGTAAATGGTAAGGTTTCGACCCTTGATCCTCTTTTTGTAGCGGTAGCTGACTTGTCAACTTCTGTATCAGATTTGAATGCTTCAGCGCGTGATTTGACAGTCAAAGCTAAGTCTGCTGGAGCAAGTACTGTAAAAGCTGGCGGAGCTCTTTCAGCTCTGTCAACTCTTTCATCTCTCTTAGGTAAGAAAGGAGACAAAAATGGTAAAAAAATCTAG
- the lgt gene encoding prolipoprotein diacylglyceryl transferase, protein MDSIAIKLGPLEIRWYAICILLGLILGVYLATKEGPRKKVRQDDILDFILIAFPLSIIGARIYYVAFSWSEYKDNILSIFAIWNGGIAIYGGLITGAIILYFFTQYRFINTLDFLDIVAPSVMIAQAIGRWGNFFNQEAYGKAVESLNYLPAFIRDQMYIDGAYRQPTFLFESLWNLLGFGLVCVLRRQPKFLKQGEITAFYLVWYGCGRLLIEGLRTDSLMFLGIRVSQWLSGVLILVGIIMVVLRRRKSSIPFYQP, encoded by the coding sequence ATGGATTCTATTGCGATTAAATTAGGTCCCTTAGAAATTCGTTGGTATGCAATCTGTATTTTGCTTGGTCTGATTCTAGGTGTTTATCTGGCGACAAAAGAGGGTCCGCGAAAGAAAGTTCGTCAGGATGATATTTTAGATTTTATTCTAATCGCATTTCCGCTTTCTATCATAGGGGCACGGATTTACTACGTCGCCTTTTCGTGGAGTGAATATAAGGATAACATTTTATCTATCTTCGCTATCTGGAACGGTGGTATTGCCATCTATGGTGGTTTGATTACAGGTGCGATTATCCTTTATTTCTTTACCCAGTATCGCTTTATTAATACCCTGGATTTTTTGGATATTGTAGCGCCATCGGTCATGATTGCTCAGGCAATCGGTCGTTGGGGAAATTTCTTTAACCAAGAGGCCTATGGTAAGGCAGTAGAAAGTTTGAACTACCTGCCAGCCTTTATCCGAGACCAGATGTATATTGATGGTGCCTACCGTCAACCAACCTTCTTGTTTGAGTCTCTCTGGAATTTGCTAGGCTTTGGCTTGGTTTGTGTGTTACGTAGACAGCCCAAATTCCTTAAACAGGGAGAAATAACGGCTTTCTACCTAGTCTGGTATGGTTGTGGTCGCCTTTTGATAGAAGGCTTGCGGACGGACAGCCTCATGTTCTTGGGAATACGTGTTTCCCAATGGCTATCTGGGGTGTTAATCCTCGTTGGTATTATCATGGTTGTGTTGCGGAGAAGAAAGTCTTCTATTCCATTCTATCAACCCTAA